The proteins below are encoded in one region of Huiozyma naganishii CBS 8797 chromosome 7, complete genome:
- the SPI1 gene encoding Spi1p (similar to Saccharomyces cerevisiae SED1 (YDR077W) and SPI1 (YER150W); ancestral locus Anc_8.201), producing the protein MTLGFAASALAYGNSTSSSVVASSISSVVPVSSSVSSVAPVSSVSSVAPVSSVSSVVSVSSAPYRVTTVNATDVTVVTEFTTYCPEPTTITTNGKTITVSSAGTITITDCPCTITKASKPATVKPTETKAAAESSKAAEAKTQTTQIVKPSVSSAKPASSAAPKTVQQASNAAGNLVAPSVFGGLAAALMLL; encoded by the coding sequence ATGACTCTAGGTTTCGCCGCCTCTGCTTTGGCTTACGGTAACTCTACCAGCTCCTCTGTCGTCGCTTCTTCTATTTCCTCTGTGGTCCCAGTGTCCTCCTCTGTGTCTTCCGTGGCCCCAGTCTCCTCCGTCTCCTCCGTGGCCCCAGTCTCCTCTGTCTCCTCCGTGGTTTCAGTGTCCTCCGCTCCATACAGAGTCACCACTGTCAACGCCACCGACGTCACCGTCGTCACCGAGTTCACCACTTACTGCCCAGAACCAACCACGATCACCACCAACGGTAAGACGATCACCGTCTCCTCCGCCGGTaccatcaccatcaccgACTGCCCATGCACCATCACAAAGGCCTCCAAGCCAGCTACCGTCAAGCCAACCGAGACCAAGGCTGCCGCCGAGTCCTCCAAGGCCGCTGAAGCCAAGACACAAACTACACAGATTGTCAAGCCAAGTGTGTCCTCCGCCAAGCCTGCCTCCTCCGCCGCTCCAAAGACCGTCCAACAAGCTTCCAACGCTGCCGGTAACCTAGTTGCTCCATCCGTCTTCGGTGGTCTAGCCGCTGctttgatgttgttgtaa
- the UBP3 gene encoding mRNA-binding ubiquitin-specific protease UBP3 (similar to Saccharomyces cerevisiae UBP3 (YER151C); ancestral locus Anc_8.202), which yields MNDNMEESYSMYPATSSTQPPPQGNMRMPIYQNPIPMYGYPQSPYIYATQTPNYHYKMMNSNQSIPYQGNAGIPHQNHANGGMKKKWNSNNNTGNYLGGTGSTAMNPAKSQPYYPNQNYYSNHLAMNAGQNVSGSNSNKTSTPTVSYDPYKFDVSKTKAKMSTDINKCFPLFINTDAKEFAEARAKTHNIRLEKAKTVQYITVPSTKTEENKQASNDVSIEKSVKTSKTEGTTEPKPAEVEKPTPKITTSDKTKKTADVTVDDVQSLPTVKKSPKEETPKHLKAVEDGQTQPPKVSTLKKDDEKKKAKASSVNSTPESPVSVTPTETPASADAPLSGTSSASVSTMNKTPARSWSAVASSSVPKGKPVTLSSHKSLHSRTSSQTPPAVHLPQKKDKKYVPPSTKGSEPLGALALRMCFDPDYVNYFLSKSIDMRTNLPVKSIIPRGIVNTANICFMSSVLQVLLHCKPFVDILNVLSTRNPNSKTGAMSCKLTDALTTLYSEFDRENFEEEKREIEAKTKPAVPTGGKIPYAAVSDAIKPDSFYMILSKIPKFKDLQWGHQEDAEEFLTHLLDQLEEELLAAIECLSENEIQNILQSINDENLKIFFIRNLARYKNADFMKNISFSLKSLIERYGTINDDENDENDGDGWHEVSSTSKKGKKTKMAAKRTVEVVPSPISSLFGGQFRSVLDIPNNKESQSITLDPFQTIQLDISDEEVNDLESAFKKFSEFEFLPFKGSNGQDVQAKKQTFIDKLPQVLLIQLKRFSFVNNTEQDKTMANYNSYNGRIEKIRKRIDYQHQLTIPVESVSQHLGKGKESGETLRIDRCDIPPRCELERRALHRGRFPQGGEHMVQNRRCGHYEAGLCRCVSGRRKWDRFPDSIHPHVPKNRVNAGGGR from the coding sequence ATGAACGACAATATGGAAGAATCGTACTCGATGTACCCAGCTACTTCATCAACTCAACCACCTCCACAGGGCAATATGAGAATGCCAATTTATCAGAATCCGATCCCTATGTACGGGTACCCGCAGTCtccttatatatatgcCACACAAACTCCAAACTACCATTACAAGATGATGAACTCGAACCAGTCCATCCCCTATCAAGGCAATGCAGGCATACCCCACCAGAATCATGCGAACGGTGgaatgaagaagaaatggaacagcaacaataaTACTGGGAACTACTTAGGAGGTACTGGAAGCACAGCCATGAATCCTGCCAAGTCACAGCCATACTACCCAAACCAAAACTACTATTCCAACCATTTAGCCATGAATGCAGGCCAAAACGTGTCTGGTTCTAATAGTAATAAAACTAGCACCCCTACTGTCTCGTACGACCCTTACAAATTTGATGTCTCCAAAACCAAGGCAAAGATGTCAACGGATATCAACAAATGCTTCCCGCTGTTTATCAACACTGATGCAAAAGAATTCGCTGAGGCAAGAGCGAAAACACATAACATAAGACTGGAAAAGGCCAAAACTGTACAATATATCACCGTCCCATCGACTAAGACAGAGGAAAATAAACAGGCATCAAATGACGTAAGTATCGAGAAAAGCGTGAAGACTTCCAAGACTGAAGGCACTACAGAGCCAAAACCAGCGGAAGTCGAGAAGCCCACACCCAAGATCACTACATCCGataaaacaaagaaaacagcAGACGTAACTGTAGATGACGTGCAATCTCTTCCTACTGTGAAGAAGTCGCCTAAGGAGGAAACACCTAAACACTTGAAGGCCGTTGAGGATGGACAGACACAACCTCCCAAGGTATCAACATTGAAGAAAGATGAcgagaaaaagaaggcaAAGGCGTCATCGGTAAATTCTACACCTGAAAGTCCAGTTTCAGTCACCCCAACAGAAACACCTGCCAGCGCGGATGCACCTTTGTCAGGCACAAGCTCTGCTTCCGTGTCCACTATGAATAAGACCCCTGCTCGGTCGTGGTCTGCTGTAGCATCGTCATCTGTACCAAAGGGTAAACCAGTCACATTGAGTAGCCACAAATCACTACATTCTCGTACCTCATCTCAAACTCCACCGGCTGTCCATTTACCAcaaaagaaggacaagaaaTATGTGCCTCCCTCCACGAAAGGGTCTGAACCGTTAGGGGCTCTTGCATTGAGAATGTGTTTTGACCCGGACTACGTAAATTACTTTTTGAGTAAGAGCATCGACATGCGTACCAATCTACCTGTGAAGAGTATCATACCTAGGGGTATTGTCAACACAGCCAATATTTGCTTCATGAgttctgttcttcaagtgttGCTGCACTGTAAGCCGTTCGTTGACATTTTGAATGTATTAAGCACCAGGAATCCTAACTCTAAGACGGGTGCCATGTCATGCAAACTTACCGATGCTCTCACCACCTTATACAGTGAATTTGACCGTGAGAACtttgaggaggagaaaagagaaataGAGGCAAAGACCAAACCGGCTGTCCCCACGGGCGGGAAGATTCCATACGCTGCTGTGTCCGATGCGATCAAACCGGACAGCTTTTACATGATTTTGTCTAAGATCCCCAAGTTTAAAGATCTGCAATGGGGCCACCAGGAGGATGCTGAAGAGTTTTTGACTCATCTGTTGGATCAACTGGAGGAAGAGTTACTGGCCGCGATTGAGTGTCTATCTGAAAATGAGATTCAGAACATCCTACAGAGTATCAACGAtgagaacttgaagattTTTTTCATTCGGAACTTGGCTCGTTATAAGAATGCGGATTTTATGAAGAACATatccttttctttgaagagtttgATTGAAAGGTACGGCACGATCAACGATgacgagaacgacgagaacgacgGCGATGGATGGCATGAGGTTAGTTCTACGAGTAAGAAAGGTAAGAAAACCAAGATGGCTGCGAAGAGAACTGTTGAAGTGGTTCCATCGCCGATTTCCAGTTTGTTTGGAGGGCAGTTTAGGTCCGTGTTAGACATACCGAACAACAAGGAATCACAGTCGATTACTTTAGATCCCTTCCAAACGATCCAGTTGGACATTTCCGATGAGGAGGTCAACGATTTGGAGAGTGcgttcaagaaattcagCGAGTTTGAGTTTTTGCCCTTCAAAGGTTCGAACGGTCAAGACGTCCAAGCTAAGAAACAAACTTTCATTGATAAATTACCTCAGGTGCTGTTAATCCAGCTGAAGAGGTTTTCGTTTGTGAACAACACTGAACAAGACAAGACGATGGCGAACTACAACTCGTACAATGGCCGCATTGAGAAGATCAGAAAGAGGATAGACTACCAACACCAGTTGACAATCCCTGTGGAGTCTGTGTCGCAGCACTTGGGCAAGGGGAAAGAATCCGGAGAGACGCTACGAATTGACCGGTGTGATATACCACCACGGTGTGAGCTCGAACGGCGGGCATTACACCGCGGACGTTTTCCACAAGGAGGGGAACACATGGTACAGAATCGACGATGTGGCCATTACGAAGCTGGACTCTGCCGATGTGTTAGCGGACGACGAAAATGGGATCGGTTCCCGGACAGCATACATCCTCATGTACCAAAAAACCGAGTAAACGCCGGGGGGGGGAGATGA
- the KNAG0G01680 gene encoding 2-aminoadipate transaminase (similar to Saccharomyces cerevisiae YER152C; ancestral locus Anc_8.204), producing MSMDAPALINFFKGHPSYRLLPNAAVVKATTELLTPTERDYDSETINRHPLTYGSDEGAFWVRDTICQFNNGKAFKFPNGSPYRSKPEYLNLNSGASYGVLSILLQTTLPHTGYTRQAFIISPTYFLINDCFIDAGFGGKLTAVSEEGEDSIDFDFLEERLAHFESEARRNDGDVGNDTSCVTNPTKNPNKKVYRYVLYCVPTYANPSGMSFSLETKKKLLDLARKYDMLIIADDVYDLLNYEQPLDTIPTPPMRIVHLDRSTNTDSESFGNSISNATFSKIIAPGLRFGYHETINSKLAHQLSEGGANTSGGTPSQLNSMIVGTLLKEGTISEILYTLRSVYKVRATILYDSIKKFLPRATKCEMIKGGYFVWVTLPEGYDAAEIGNILNKKHQVVMANGSNFEVIGDEKNWGQSSVRLSISFLEVSQIVDGIQLWGEVCKDFAQLHVLTF from the coding sequence ATGTCGATGGATGCTCCCGCACTTataaacttcttcaaagggCATCCCTCCTACAGATTACTCCCAAATGCAGCTGTTGTGAAGGCCACCACTGAATTACTAACACCAACTGAGAGAGACTACGATTCTGAGACGATAAATAGACATCCGTTGACTTACGGATCCGATGAAGGTGCGTTTTGGGTGAGAGACACCATATGCCAGTTCAATAACGGAAAGGCGTTCAAATTCCCTAATGGTTCCCCCTATCGCTCGAAACCTGAGTACCTGAATTTGAATTCGGGTGCCTCATATGGTGTGTTGAGTATATTGCTACAGACAACTTTGCCCCATACAGGGTACACCCGGCAAGCGTTCATCATATCTCCAACTTATTTCCTTATCAACGACTGTTTTATTGATGCTGGGTTTGGAGGGAAACTAACAGCGGTTAGTGAGGAAGGCGAGGATAgtattgattttgatttcttGGAAGAAAGGCTGGCTCATTTTGAATCCGAGGCTAGAAGAAACGATGGTGATGTTGGTAATGATACCTCTTGCGTGACCAATCCTACCAAAAATCCAAACAAAAAAGTGTACAGGTACGTGTTATATTGTGTTCCAACGTATGCAAACCCTAGCGGTATGTCCTTTTCGCTAGAGACTAAGAAAAAGCTGTTAGACTTGGCCAGGAAATACGATATGCTGATAATTGCAGATGACGTTTACGATTTATTGAACTACGAACAGCCTCTAGACACCATCCCGACCCCACCAATGAGGATTGTGCATCTAGATAGGTCGACCAATACTGATTCTGAAAGCTTTGGGAATAGTATTTCCAATGCcacattttccaaaatcaTCGCTCCTGGATTAAGGTTTGGTTATCACGAAACGATCAACTCTAAGTTAGCACACCAACTTTCTGAAGGTGGTGCTAACACATCAGGTGGGACCCCGTCCCAGCTAAATTCCATGATTGTGGGGACTCTGTTGAAAGAGGGGACGATATCCGAGATACTCTACACGTTGAGATCCGTGTATAAAGTGCGGGCCACGATATTATACGACTCAATAAAGAAATTCCTGCCTCGTGCTACCAAGTGTGAAATGATTAAAGGCGGGTATTTTGTATGGGTTACGTTACCAGAAGGTTACGATGCCGCTGAGATCGGCAATATACTCAACAAAAAGCATCAGGTGGTAATGGCTAATGGGTCCAATTTCGAGGTAATTGGCGATGAAAAGAATTGGGGACAGTCATCGGTGAGATTATCCATAAGTTTCTTAGAAGTAAGTCAAATTGTCGACGGGATCCAGCTCTGGGGCGAAGTGTGTAAAGACTTCGCGCAGTTACATGTACTGACCTTTTAA
- the PET122 gene encoding Pet122p (similar to Saccharomyces cerevisiae PET122 (YER153C); ancestral locus Anc_8.205), translating into MRRRLYANCLNRNFDEVLAEVREIPFESMDYNFLKVYLAKSCQWGHTESVNHIWYKYVVRKNTLLVDPELLCSIGNLAIYDRKNFMPNDIYKYYVKHYGREETPKNSQWRYELLRIKTESFARTTSTKTNFREKWKVFLQDMDNCLPLITRFRVRDFPNLVESYRDETQDGKDLMVEYLFEEKMVAVKNPYSLPMLLNFMLLETSFSADLKMSLFKRFFTVHQFLPKEDSVMILVRACSNDAYRLNDLFGFCGDFSLSEMSPRIFQPVKKVFNEKQLDQGSFPLLAARINSSTSH; encoded by the coding sequence ATGAGAAGGAGACTGTACGCCAATTGTCTTAATCGAAACTTTGATGAGGTTTTAGCTGAAGTGAGAGAGATACCATTTGAAAGCATGGattataattttttgaaggtttACCTGGCTAAGAGCTGTCAATGGGGTCACACAGAATCCGTCAATCACATCTGGTACAAGTATGTAGTGCGAAAGAACACTTTACTTGTTGACCCTGAGCTTCTCTGCAGTATTGGGAACCTTGCCATATACGACAGAAAAAACTTCATGCCAAAcgatatatataaatattaCGTCAAGCACTACGGTCGAGAGGAAACTCCTAAAAATAGCCAGTGGAGGTATGAACTATTAAGAATAAAAACAGAGAGTTTTGCTAGGACAACCTCTACAAAGACGAATTTTAGAGAAAAGTGGAAGGTATTTTTGCAAGATATGGACAACTGTCTGCCCCTTATAACGAGGTTTAGGGTGAGAGACTTTCCCAATCTAGTGGAAAGTTACCGAGATGAAACACAGGATGGAAAAGACTTGATGGTGGAATAtctgtttgaagaaaagatgGTTGCTGTCAAAAATCCATATAGTTTGCCCATGTTGCTCAACTTCATGTTGCTTGAGACTTCCTTTTCCGCAGATCTCAAGATGTCCTTGTTCAAACGTTTTTTTACTGTGCATCAATTTTTACCTAAGGAAGACTCAGTTATGATATTGGTGAGGGCTTGTAGCAACGACGCATACAGGTTGAATGACCTGTTTGGGTTTTGCGGGGATTTCTCTCTAAGCGAAATGTCACCACGAATATTCCAGCCTGtgaaaaaagtttttaaCGAGAAGCAACTAGATCAGGGTTCCTTCCCGTTACTGGCCGCACGAATTAATTCATCCACTAGTCATTAA
- the OXA1 gene encoding membrane insertase OXA1 (similar to Saccharomyces cerevisiae OXA1 (YER154W); ancestral locus Anc_8.206), whose product MFRSSILRATSRVLIRNATRLNVVSFGVRQKSTDAAETMSNIQSQLPPVDEIANSASTAVEQAAQSVGELSNHVGYLNSIGLAQSWHWPADIIQHTLEYVHVYTGLPWWGTICTVTLLVRLLMFPLYVKSSDTISRNSKIKPQMDAINKELMATTDLAEGQGIAMRRRQLLSSNGVKNRWLVAPMLQLPVAIGFFNAIRAMANHPVDGFVNQGAAWFSDLTLPDPYLGLQIITAAVLMSFTRLGGETGAQQFSGPMKRFFIILPLVSIPATMKLSAGVVLYFAVNGTFSVFQTLILRNKWVRKQLKIADVVYHPPAPGSENKGIFASLKDNMAKSRERSEKRQLMKEEERRLQESIREKKNHARIKIVKRSDFKN is encoded by the exons ATGTTTAGATCTTCTATTTTGAGGGCGACTTCCAGAGTT CTTATTAGAAACGCGACCCGGCTAAATGTGGTTAGTTTTGGCGTTCGTCAGAAGTCTACGGATGCCGCAGAAACGATGTCAAATATCCAGTCTCAGCTGCCCCCAGTCGACGAGATAGCCAACTCGGCCTCAACTGCTGTAGAACAAGCAGCGCAGAGCGTGGGGGAGCTTTCCAACCATGTCGGATACTTGAACAGTATTGGATTGGCACAATCGTGGCACTGGCCCGCTGACATCATCCAACATACTTTGGAGTACGTCCATGTTTATACAGGGTTACCTTGGTGGGGAACGATCTGCACAGTCACCCTCCTAGTTAGGTTGCTTATGTTCCCCTTGTACGTCAAATCCTCTGACACCATATCTAGAAACTCGAAGATTAAGCCGCAGATGGACGCAATAAACAAAGAGTTAATGGCGACGACAGATTTGGCCGAGGGCCAGGGTATTGCAATGAGGAGAAGACAACTTCTAAGTTCCAACGGGGTTAAAAACAGATGGCTTGTGGCACCAATGTTACAGCTTCCTGTAGCTATCGGGTTTTTCAACGCGATTAGAGCAATGGCTAACCACCCCGTGGATGGATTCGTTAACCAGGGCGCCGCTTGGTTCTCCGACCTTACGTTACCTGATCCTTACCTAGGCCTTCAAATTATCACAGCTGCGGTATTAATGTCGTTTACTCGGCTCGGAGGTGAGACTGGCGCTCAGCAATTTAGTGGTCCCATGAAGCGATTCTTCATTATTTTACCATTGGTATCTATTCCGGCCACTATGAAACTATCGGCTGGTGTTGTGCTATATTTTGCGGTGAACGGTACTTTTTCAGTATTCCAGACGTTAATACTTAGAAACAAGTGGGTTAGAAAACAATTGAAGATTGCAGATGTTGTGTATCATCCGCCTGCTCCCGGCTCCGAAAACAAGGGAatttttgcttctttgaaggataaTATGGCCAAATCGAGGGAACGTTCGGAGAAGAGGCAACTAATGAAGGAAGAGGAACGCAGGCTACAAGAATCGATcagagaaaagaaaaaccacGCCAGAATCAAAATTGTAAAGAGATCtgacttcaaaaattga